In Achromobacter pestifer, the DNA window GGCAAACGCCCTTTCCACACCATCATCCCCGGCTTCCTGATGCGCAATGGCGCTCCCGTCATGAGTTTCGGGGTCATGGGAGGCAATATGCAGCCCCAGGGGCAGGTGCAGACGCTGGTGCGGATGCTGGACTACGGGCAGCAACCGCAGGCTGCCTGCGACGCGCCTCGCTGGAAATGGAACCATGGGCTCTCGCTGGACACGGAGGCCGGACTGGCCCCGGCCGTGGCCCAAGGGCTGCGCGCCCGCGGCCACGTGCTCGAAAGCATGGCGGATCCCTACATGGACTTCGGATCGGGACAGTTCATCTGGCGCCTGGGCGACCCGGCCGTGGACGGCTATGTCAGCGCCAGCGACAGCCGGCGCGATGGACTCGCCGCGGGCTTTTGATTGCGTTAAGGTTAGGGCCTGTTTACAGGCGCCAGCGCCCCTGATGGCCCTAATCACATAGAGCGGAGTCCCCTGCATGGCAACGATCGGTACCAAGAGCTACGACGCTGTCGTACCCCAGAAAGTCACTTTCCTCGGTCTGGGCGTGATGGGCCTGCCCATGGCCGGCCACCTGGCGCGCGCGGGACATGAGGTCACGGTTTACAACCGATCGCCCGCCAAGGCCCAGGCCTGGGTGGCCGAGTTCGGCGGCAAGAGCGCGGCCACGCCGCGTGAAGCCGTGGCCGGCGCTCAGATCGTGTTCGCCTGCGTCGGCAACGATGATGATCTGCGCAGCGTGGTGCTGGGACCGGACGGCGCTTTCGCCGGCATGACGCCCGGCGCGGTCTTCGTCGACCACACCACCGCGTCCGCCGACGTGGCGCGCGAACTCTATGCGCAGGCCAAGGACCTGGGCCTGAATTTCATCGATGCCCCGGTGTCGGGCGGGCAGGCGGGCGCGGTCAATGGCGCGCTGACCATCATGTGCGGCGGCGAACAGGCCGTGTTCGACGCGATCAAGCCCGTGGCGCAATGCTTCGGCCGCGCCGTCACGCTGGTGGGACCGCCCGGAGCGGGCCAACTGGCCAAGATGGTCAACCAGATCTGCATCGCAGGCG includes these proteins:
- a CDS encoding NAD(P)-dependent oxidoreductase, whose amino-acid sequence is MATIGTKSYDAVVPQKVTFLGLGVMGLPMAGHLARAGHEVTVYNRSPAKAQAWVAEFGGKSAATPREAVAGAQIVFACVGNDDDLRSVVLGPDGAFAGMTPGAVFVDHTTASADVARELYAQAKDLGLNFIDAPVSGGQAGAVNGALTIMCGGEQAVFDAIKPVAQCFGRAVTLVGPPGAGQLAKMVNQICIAGVVQGLSEAIAFGQAADLDMKVVLDVISKGAAQSWQMENRGGTMVDDKFDFGFAVDWMRKDLGLVLAEARHNGARLPLTALVDQFYGDVQKMGGNRWDTSSLIKRLRG